A window from Alkalicoccobacillus plakortidis encodes these proteins:
- the accD gene encoding acetyl-CoA carboxylase, carboxyltransferase subunit beta, with amino-acid sequence MLKDLFSKKKRYATIPSERAKQEVPEGLMTKCQNCGTILYTKDFKKNLQVCPSCGHHHRMSAYERIESLLDENSFTEYDKDLIGKNPLNFPGYEEKLIADRKKTKLNEAVVTGEGTMNSYPVVIAIMDSRFRMGSMGTVVGEKITRAIEQAIELKRPLLLFTASGGARMQEGVLSLMQMAKTSSALQMLNRSGGLYISIMTHPTTGGVSASFASLGDYNFAEPGALIGFAGRRIIEQTTRQELPEDFQTAEFLLKHGQLDRVIPRHEMKDTLTKILDMHTPS; translated from the coding sequence ATGCTTAAGGATTTATTTTCAAAGAAAAAACGCTATGCCACGATTCCGTCAGAACGAGCCAAACAGGAAGTGCCTGAAGGTCTCATGACAAAGTGTCAAAACTGCGGAACGATTTTGTACACCAAGGATTTCAAGAAAAATCTTCAGGTGTGCCCGTCTTGTGGACATCATCATCGGATGTCTGCTTATGAACGAATTGAAAGCTTGTTGGATGAGAATTCTTTTACTGAATATGATAAAGATCTCATTGGCAAAAACCCGCTTAATTTTCCTGGTTATGAAGAAAAACTAATTGCTGATCGGAAAAAAACAAAACTTAACGAAGCGGTTGTAACGGGTGAGGGTACAATGAACAGTTATCCCGTGGTTATCGCTATTATGGATTCTCGTTTTCGAATGGGAAGTATGGGAACGGTAGTAGGAGAAAAAATAACTCGAGCTATTGAGCAGGCAATCGAGTTAAAGCGGCCGTTATTGTTGTTTACTGCCTCAGGTGGAGCACGTATGCAGGAGGGAGTATTAAGTCTGATGCAGATGGCGAAAACAAGTTCTGCTCTTCAGATGCTGAATCGTTCTGGAGGATTATATATATCCATCATGACTCATCCAACAACTGGAGGAGTATCAGCTAGTTTTGCTTCACTTGGTGATTATAATTTTGCTGAGCCTGGTGCACTGATTGGGTTTGCCGGAAGAAGAATTATTGAACAAACAACAAGACAAGAACTTCCAGAAGACTTCCAGACGGCGGAGTTTTTACTGAAACATGGTCAGCTAGATCGAGTCATTCCAAGGCATGAAATGAAAGATACGCTGACTAAAATTCTAGATATGCATACGCCGTCCTAG
- a CDS encoding NAD(P)-dependent malic enzyme — protein MPTTREEALHIHRLNKGKLESKAKVPVRNARDLSLAYSPGVAEPCKEIFEDVENVYEYTMKGNMVAVVSNGTAVLGLGNIGPEASLPVMEGKAVLFKSFAGVDAFPICLRTNNVEEIIQTVKLLEPTFGGVNLEDIAAPDCFEIEERLKKETNIPIFHDDQHGTAIVTLAGLINALKLSGKKLSEIKVVANGAGAAGIAIIKLMLSLGVREIVMCDTKGAIFEGRSYGMNPIKDAVAKQTNSKRLEGSLADVIKGADVFIGVSAEGAVTKEMVESMNDDPIIFAMANPVPEIMPEDAKAAGASVIGTGRSDFPNQVNNVLAFPGIFRGALDVRATHINEEMKVAAVYAIANLIDESELTTDYVIPAPFDARVAPAVAAAVAKTAMETGVARIKVDPEEVAQRTREMTLIKD, from the coding sequence TTGCCAACGACAAGAGAGGAAGCCCTACACATTCACAGATTGAACAAAGGGAAACTAGAATCGAAAGCGAAAGTTCCAGTCAGAAATGCCAGAGATCTTAGCCTAGCTTATTCTCCTGGTGTTGCCGAACCGTGTAAGGAAATTTTTGAAGATGTAGAGAATGTTTATGAATATACAATGAAGGGCAACATGGTTGCAGTTGTGAGTAATGGGACAGCTGTATTAGGACTTGGAAACATTGGACCAGAAGCTTCTTTACCAGTAATGGAAGGTAAAGCTGTTTTATTCAAATCATTTGCCGGAGTCGATGCATTTCCGATCTGCTTACGTACAAACAACGTCGAAGAGATTATCCAAACGGTTAAATTACTTGAACCAACATTTGGTGGGGTTAACTTAGAGGATATAGCTGCACCAGATTGTTTTGAAATTGAAGAGCGTCTAAAAAAAGAAACAAATATTCCAATTTTCCACGATGACCAACATGGTACAGCAATTGTTACACTTGCTGGTTTAATTAACGCATTAAAATTAAGTGGCAAAAAGCTATCTGAAATTAAAGTTGTAGCCAATGGAGCAGGAGCTGCTGGTATTGCGATTATTAAATTGATGCTTAGTCTTGGTGTGCGTGAAATTGTAATGTGTGATACAAAAGGCGCTATTTTTGAAGGTAGAAGCTATGGTATGAACCCAATTAAAGATGCAGTAGCCAAACAAACGAATTCTAAGCGTTTAGAAGGTTCACTTGCTGATGTGATTAAAGGGGCAGATGTCTTTATTGGAGTATCAGCAGAAGGCGCTGTAACAAAAGAAATGGTTGAGAGCATGAATGATGACCCGATCATCTTTGCAATGGCGAACCCAGTTCCAGAAATTATGCCAGAAGACGCTAAAGCAGCAGGAGCTTCAGTAATTGGAACAGGTCGTTCTGACTTCCCTAACCAAGTAAATAACGTACTGGCTTTCCCTGGAATCTTCCGTGGAGCGCTTGATGTTCGTGCTACACATATTAATGAAGAGATGAAAGTTGCAGCCGTATATGCGATCGCAAACTTAATTGACGAATCAGAGCTTACAACTGATTATGTAATCCCTGCACCGTTTGATGCTCGTGTAGCACCAGCTGTTGCAGCAGCAGTAGCTAAAACAGCTATGGAAACTGGAGTTGCACGTATTAAAGTTGACCCAGAAGAAGTAGCTCAACGCACAAGAGAGATGACGTTAATCAAAGATTAA
- a CDS encoding OB-fold nucleic acid binding domain-containing protein translates to MYEKQALGFYLSGHPVEEYSNVLDRYNRMTIDEAFHQKGKIRIASMVEDVRRITTKKGDPMAFLKVGDESGQCEATVFPRVWKESGHFLKPNQLVFLEGKMDDSREKVQFLIDRALPLDKLQARTRKKILFIRTSSESDHLNQVESLLLQSEGSTDVVFYFYDTNERRNMPVDYRVDLSDHILSELKTILGEENVVLK, encoded by the coding sequence ATGTATGAAAAACAAGCACTTGGTTTTTACCTATCTGGCCATCCTGTTGAGGAATATTCAAATGTTCTCGATAGGTATAATCGAATGACAATTGATGAGGCGTTTCATCAAAAAGGAAAAATTCGTATTGCTAGTATGGTAGAAGACGTCCGGAGAATTACGACAAAAAAAGGAGATCCTATGGCTTTTCTGAAAGTAGGAGATGAGAGTGGACAATGTGAAGCGACCGTTTTTCCTCGTGTGTGGAAGGAGAGCGGCCATTTTCTAAAGCCTAATCAGCTCGTTTTTTTAGAAGGAAAAATGGATGACAGTCGTGAAAAAGTACAGTTTCTTATTGACCGTGCCCTACCTTTAGACAAGCTTCAAGCTCGAACTCGTAAAAAAATACTATTTATTCGAACGTCTTCGGAGTCAGATCACCTTAACCAGGTAGAGTCTTTGCTATTACAATCAGAAGGAAGTACAGACGTTGTTTTTTATTTTTATGATACAAATGAGAGACGGAATATGCCGGTTGATTATAGGGTAGATCTATCTGACCACATTCTGAGTGAATTAAAAACAATTTTAGGAGAAGAGAATGTCGTTCTAAAATAA
- a CDS encoding DNA polymerase III subunit alpha — translation MKDDKQKYLSKQEWLDAKVDECTVIVPYKQVFIYRWLQASQPQQVALWLDSWKNGNHSWYLELQIDEDIDFQHQLSSFASDQNIQLIASKPIRYLSDKDQYTYKLLRAIDLDNSPEDIDDTKYELPSAREMESLFHAFPKAIKASESLAASTNVDLDLAIRLPKFPLTDQTATTYLRTLCEQGLKSRYQVESKEVKERLEYELTVIEQMGFSDYFLIVWDFMKYARNKGILAGPGRGSAAGSLVAYCLFITHVDPIRYNLVFERFLNPERITLPDIDIDFPDHRRDEVIEYVQGKYGATHVAQILTFGTFAARAAIRATAKALGTEPGLLERVVKEVPSTPKMTITKAIEQSKTFYQLIEDHSEVAALTRAAKAIEGLPRHTSTHAAGLIISAEPLTERVALQQGRDRIALTQASMEVVEQVGLLKFDFLGLRNLTLLETILTSVRKQEQKLIELNELPLDDKPTFKLLASGDTTGVFQLESDGMRNVLTQLGPTEFEDIVAVNALYRPGPMEYIPTYIEGKQHKRPIEYLHDDVESILSPTYGVLVYQEQIMQLASKLAGYSMAEADLLRRAISKKNEESLHEQKRDFVHRSIQLGYEERIAEHAYGLIERFANYGFNRSHAVAYSLLSYQLAFLKTHYSSAFYTALLSSVWHNQEKLSFYLIEAKQHEQVIQPPSISKSQQLFTYDINGIRFGLLSIEHVGVKAVQEIIRERTQKPFAHLFDFCTRLSPQLVPKRTVESLIKAGVFDEWQLERSVLLRSLDEAFEYGQSVREFQAETEGLFTLNPPAPSLFRSRVVTSH, via the coding sequence ATGAAGGATGACAAACAGAAGTATCTTTCAAAACAAGAATGGTTAGACGCTAAGGTTGATGAATGTACAGTGATTGTCCCGTATAAGCAAGTGTTTATTTATCGATGGTTGCAGGCAAGTCAACCACAACAGGTTGCATTATGGTTGGACAGTTGGAAAAATGGGAATCATTCTTGGTATTTAGAACTTCAGATAGACGAGGATATAGACTTTCAGCATCAACTATCTTCGTTTGCCAGTGACCAAAATATTCAATTAATTGCGTCCAAGCCGATTCGTTATTTGAGTGACAAAGACCAATATACCTATAAATTATTACGAGCTATCGATTTGGATAACAGTCCAGAAGATATAGATGACACGAAGTATGAGCTACCATCTGCTCGAGAGATGGAATCTCTTTTTCATGCGTTTCCAAAAGCAATTAAAGCGAGTGAATCATTAGCTGCTTCAACTAATGTAGATCTTGATCTGGCTATTCGATTGCCGAAATTCCCATTAACTGATCAGACTGCAACCACCTATCTAAGAACTCTTTGTGAGCAAGGCTTAAAAAGTCGATATCAGGTTGAATCAAAAGAAGTAAAAGAGCGATTAGAGTATGAGCTGACAGTCATTGAGCAAATGGGCTTTAGTGATTATTTTCTCATCGTGTGGGACTTTATGAAGTATGCAAGAAATAAAGGGATTTTGGCTGGACCAGGTAGGGGCTCTGCAGCAGGTTCGCTTGTTGCTTATTGTTTGTTTATTACTCATGTCGATCCTATCAGATATAACCTTGTATTTGAACGCTTCTTAAACCCTGAACGAATCACTCTGCCTGATATTGATATAGATTTTCCGGATCACAGGCGTGATGAAGTGATTGAATACGTGCAAGGAAAATATGGAGCCACGCACGTTGCACAAATTCTAACGTTTGGTACATTTGCCGCAAGAGCTGCGATTCGTGCTACAGCAAAAGCTCTTGGCACTGAACCAGGCTTATTAGAACGAGTGGTTAAAGAGGTGCCATCAACGCCAAAAATGACGATTACAAAAGCCATTGAACAAAGTAAAACGTTTTATCAATTGATTGAGGATCATAGTGAGGTAGCTGCGTTAACGAGAGCTGCAAAAGCGATTGAAGGATTACCGAGGCATACATCAACGCATGCCGCAGGACTTATTATTAGTGCTGAACCTTTAACTGAGCGTGTGGCCCTGCAGCAAGGTCGAGACCGAATTGCCTTGACTCAGGCTTCAATGGAAGTCGTTGAGCAGGTTGGATTGTTGAAATTTGATTTTTTGGGTTTGCGAAATTTAACGCTGTTGGAAACGATTTTGACAAGTGTACGTAAACAAGAACAAAAGCTGATCGAACTAAATGAGCTTCCGTTAGATGACAAACCAACCTTTAAGCTGCTTGCTAGTGGAGATACTACGGGAGTTTTTCAGCTTGAGTCTGATGGAATGCGAAATGTACTCACTCAATTAGGTCCTACAGAATTTGAAGATATTGTGGCTGTTAATGCCCTGTATCGTCCAGGTCCTATGGAATATATTCCAACCTACATTGAAGGCAAACAACATAAGCGACCTATTGAATACTTGCATGATGATGTAGAATCCATACTAAGTCCAACCTATGGTGTGCTTGTATACCAGGAGCAAATTATGCAGTTAGCATCTAAGCTAGCAGGCTATTCAATGGCTGAAGCAGATCTATTAAGGAGAGCAATCAGTAAAAAGAATGAAGAATCTCTTCATGAACAAAAAAGAGACTTTGTTCATCGTTCCATTCAGCTTGGATATGAAGAGCGGATTGCTGAGCATGCTTATGGATTAATTGAACGATTCGCTAATTATGGTTTTAATAGAAGCCATGCTGTTGCTTATAGCCTATTAAGTTATCAGCTTGCCTTTCTTAAAACGCATTATTCTTCCGCATTTTATACTGCACTTCTATCTTCTGTATGGCATAATCAAGAGAAGCTTTCTTTCTATTTGATAGAAGCCAAGCAGCATGAACAAGTCATTCAACCGCCGTCGATTAGCAAAAGCCAGCAGTTGTTTACATATGACATAAATGGGATTCGATTTGGCTTGCTTTCTATTGAGCATGTAGGGGTGAAGGCTGTCCAAGAAATCATTCGAGAACGTACTCAAAAGCCGTTTGCTCATTTATTTGATTTTTGTACACGACTAAGCCCGCAGCTTGTTCCAAAACGAACGGTAGAAAGTTTAATTAAGGCGGGCGTTTTTGATGAGTGGCAGTTGGAACGTTCTGTATTATTACGATCGCTAGATGAGGCGTTTGAATACGGACAAAGTGTTCGTGAATTTCAAGCTGAGACAGAGGGGCTTTTTACTCTTAATCCGCCTGCACCAAGCTTATTTAGAAGCAGAGTCGTTACTTCCCACTGA
- a CDS encoding PHP domain-containing protein: MSVVQTSVYSEYSLLRSSNRIDELVQTAKNLGYEALALTDYHVMYGSIPFYQACLKHGIKPIIGLEITVIEQTKNGHEELFPLRLLAKSNAGYKELLS; this comes from the coding sequence ATGAGTGTTGTTCAGACCTCTGTCTATAGTGAATACAGTTTATTACGATCATCCAACCGGATTGATGAGCTCGTACAAACAGCTAAAAATCTTGGCTATGAGGCGTTGGCTCTGACAGATTATCATGTGATGTACGGTTCGATCCCTTTCTATCAAGCTTGCTTGAAACATGGTATAAAACCAATAATAGGCTTAGAAATAACCGTAATAGAACAAACAAAAAATGGACATGAGGAACTTTTTCCTCTACGATTGCTGGCAAAATCGAATGCGGGATACAAAGAGCTGCTGAGCTAG
- a CDS encoding YtrH family sporulation protein, translating into MTREMLATLVIDFFVAFGVIIGGALIGGIGAFILGKPPLLAIHNLAGSLKIWAIVAALGGTFDAITTLERGLFSGIHDDIYRTLLMVFAALCGAHTGTILIQWIVGDPLS; encoded by the coding sequence TTGACCAGAGAAATGCTTGCAACCTTAGTCATTGATTTTTTTGTAGCATTTGGCGTCATCATTGGCGGTGCATTAATAGGTGGCATCGGTGCCTTTATCCTAGGAAAACCCCCACTACTAGCTATTCATAATTTAGCAGGCAGCTTAAAGATTTGGGCAATTGTCGCTGCTTTAGGAGGAACCTTTGATGCCATCACTACATTGGAAAGAGGCCTATTCAGCGGTATACATGATGACATTTACCGAACCTTATTGATGGTTTTTGCCGCATTATGTGGCGCTCATACAGGAACCATTTTAATACAGTGGATTGTGGGAGACCCACTTTCATAA
- the ytrI gene encoding sporulation membrane protein YtrI, whose product MRVPSNVSRPGWLRFFAGIMLGSILGWVFFLFQYGQIYDGMIVTRIQQDLKIETLQERIDQLISEQKSQNEDNQKKLTIQQIEVHFTSESRLDLDQLTIYEIRQNILSELAYLERKDIESVHHTKELLIRTIENKIFTVEDKRYQVKINEVYLFTTLHLYAEIQLDST is encoded by the coding sequence ATGAGGGTTCCATCTAATGTTTCGCGCCCAGGCTGGTTGCGTTTTTTTGCTGGAATAATGCTTGGCAGTATCCTTGGGTGGGTGTTTTTCTTATTTCAGTATGGACAAATCTATGACGGAATGATTGTCACACGCATACAGCAGGATCTGAAAATCGAAACCTTACAAGAAAGAATTGATCAACTTATTAGTGAACAAAAAAGTCAAAATGAAGATAATCAAAAGAAGCTAACCATTCAACAAATCGAAGTTCATTTCACTTCTGAATCGCGATTAGATCTTGATCAGCTAACAATTTATGAAATTCGACAAAACATCTTATCTGAACTTGCTTATCTGGAACGCAAAGATATTGAATCCGTTCACCACACAAAAGAGTTGCTCATACGCACCATTGAAAATAAAATCTTCACGGTTGAAGATAAACGATATCAAGTAAAAATTAATGAAGTTTATCTCTTTACAACCCTTCATTTATACGCAGAAATTCAATTAGACAGTACGTAA